The genomic stretch AGGATCGTCAGCGGTGCTGCGCGATCGGCAAGCTGCGCCACGGGGCGCAGATGGGTTTCGCGGATGATCCCGTTTTCATAGACCATCGCATGGTCGCGCTTTGGCGCCAGCGGCAAGATAGTGTCGCCCTGCGCCACCTCTAGATCGCCATCGAAATCGGCGGGCCATGCGGCCACCTGCGCATCCAGCAGCGCCTGTTCATCAGGTGTCAGTTGCAGATCGCCATCGATATCAATGCCCAGATCCGCCGTGACAAGCATCGAGAAATAGGCGTCATAAACCCAGTCAAGCCGGACCGCGACGCCACCCTGCGCGTCAAAGGCCACCGCCATTTCCACCTGCACAAAGACATGCGGATGGGCCAGCGCAGGCGCAGGCAGCAACAAGCCGATCAGGGATAATTTGCGCAACATGGCCTTTGCTACCGCAGGGCGCGCCATGCCGCAATCATGCTGTGGGGGCGCAGGCCACACTTGGGCGTGATCCGGCCCTGACGCAGACCGGCCCATCACAGGCCGCAGGCGGGGCCGGTCAGCCGCTAGCCCAAGACATCGCGCCAGGCATGTTGCGGGGCGAAACCGACCATGCGCTTGGCCTTGGCATTGCTATACATTGTTTCGTTTTCCGACATCGTGCCGCGCTGTGCGACCCCTTGGTAAAAGCGGTCGATTACCTGCTGCGCGGTGATGCCCACGCTGAGGTCGTCGTTGGAAACGTTGAACAGCTGATAGCCCAGCCCGTCGGTTTTCAGGCAGCACTCGACCATATGGCCCAGATCGCGCGCGTCGATATAGGCAAAGATATTGCGCCGCCGGGTTGCAGGATCAGCGATGAAGGCGGGAAATTTTTCCGCATATTCATGTGGTTCTATGACATTATTGATGCGCAGACCATAGATATCTATGCCAGAGCGCGCCTGAAAGCTGCGCGCCGTCGCCTCGTTGCAGACCTTGGACATCGCATAGCTGTCATGCGGCACGGTGGGGTGATCTTCATCCACCGGCACATAATCCGGGTTGACCTCGCCATGGGCGAAACAGATGCCATAGGTGGTTTCAGAACTGGCAAAGATCACTTTGGGCACGCCGAGCTTCACCGCCGCTTCGATCACATTATAGGTGGATTGCGTGTTGATCCGGAAAC from Yoonia vestfoldensis encodes the following:
- a CDS encoding DUF1007 family protein encodes the protein MARPAVAKAMLRKLSLIGLLLPAPALAHPHVFVQVEMAVAFDAQGGVAVRLDWVYDAYFSMLVTADLGIDIDGDLQLTPDEQALLDAQVAAWPADFDGDLEVAQGDTILPLAPKRDHAMVYENGIIRETHLRPVAQLADRAAPLTILPYDPSYYVAYTLAGPVSVTGRDDCTVDIIPANLDAAYTLVEELLYGRPASDVGPDEDFPEVGRSFADKVVVTCAGLL
- a CDS encoding NAD-dependent epimerase/dehydratase family protein, which translates into the protein MRIFFTGGSGKAGKHAIRHLQAQGHRVVNIDLVPSGLDMSELLVDLTDAGQVIGAMSQYADFDELETGTGVPRFDAVVHFAAVPRVMIGTDAECFRINTQSTYNVIEAAVKLGVPKVIFASSETTYGICFAHGEVNPDYVPVDEDHPTVPHDSYAMSKVCNEATARSFQARSGIDIYGLRINNVIEPHEYAEKFPAFIADPATRRRNIFAYIDARDLGHMVECCLKTDGLGYQLFNVSNDDLSVGITAQQVIDRFYQGVAQRGTMSENETMYSNAKAKRMVGFAPQHAWRDVLG